A window from Pseudomonas kribbensis encodes these proteins:
- a CDS encoding metallophosphoesterase family protein, producing the protein MDNQTKHPLRTDGFLSNPDRRTLLKCSAWAGAGVLWALSGGIPRAFAMDEAGNVSDPKALASTFHFVQISDSHIGFNKEANPEPVKTLQVAIDKVIALPKRPSLILHTGDITHLSKAEEFDTAAQVLKGLPSTVHYIPGEHDTLDEGGGKLYLGRYGKGTKGNGWYSFDDHGVHFIALVNVFNFQAGHEANLGADQLAWLADDLRAVSTSTPIVVFTHIPLWTIYQPWGWGTEDGDQAIAMLRKYGSVTVLNGHIHQVIQKVEGNITFHTARGTAYPQPAPGAAPSPGPMTVAADQLRNYLGITEVRATQGDHPLALIDSTLV; encoded by the coding sequence ATGGACAATCAAACAAAACATCCACTGCGTACCGACGGCTTTCTGAGCAACCCGGACCGGCGAACGCTACTCAAATGCTCGGCGTGGGCCGGAGCCGGGGTCCTCTGGGCCCTGAGCGGCGGCATTCCCAGAGCCTTTGCGATGGATGAGGCGGGCAACGTCAGCGATCCCAAGGCGTTGGCCAGCACCTTTCACTTCGTGCAGATCAGCGACTCGCACATCGGCTTCAACAAGGAAGCCAATCCGGAGCCGGTGAAAACCCTGCAAGTGGCGATCGACAAGGTCATCGCACTGCCGAAACGGCCGTCGCTGATCCTGCACACCGGCGACATCACCCACCTGTCCAAGGCCGAGGAATTCGACACGGCGGCGCAAGTGCTCAAAGGCCTGCCTTCCACGGTGCATTACATCCCCGGTGAACACGACACCCTCGACGAGGGCGGCGGCAAGCTCTATCTGGGGCGTTACGGCAAGGGCACCAAAGGCAATGGCTGGTACAGCTTCGATGACCACGGCGTGCATTTCATTGCGCTGGTCAATGTCTTCAACTTCCAGGCCGGCCATGAAGCCAACCTCGGCGCCGATCAACTGGCGTGGTTGGCCGATGATCTGCGCGCGGTATCGACCAGCACGCCCATCGTGGTGTTCACCCACATTCCGTTGTGGACGATCTATCAGCCCTGGGGCTGGGGCACCGAGGACGGCGATCAGGCGATTGCGATGCTGCGCAAGTACGGCTCGGTGACGGTGCTGAACGGGCATATCCATCAGGTGATCCAGAAAGTCGAAGGCAACATCACCTTTCACACCGCCCGTGGCACGGCCTATCCGCAACCGGCACCGGGCGCGGCGCCGTCGCCGGGTCCGATGACCGTGGCGGCCGATCAGTTGCGCAATTATCTGGGGATCACCGAGGTGCGGGCGACACAAGGCGATCATCCATTGGCGCTGATTGATTCGACACTGGTCTAG
- a CDS encoding plastocyanin/azurin family copper-binding protein, producing MKTRFLAVMCLMLSMPAWAQEVKVDIKEFMFGPKDLTVTVGTKVTWVNDDQIPHTVAETHKVFRSGALDTNDSFSWVFNTPGEFEYFCVLHPQMIGKIVVTQ from the coding sequence ATGAAAACGCGATTTTTGGCGGTGATGTGTTTGATGTTATCGATGCCGGCGTGGGCGCAGGAGGTGAAGGTCGACATCAAGGAATTCATGTTCGGCCCCAAGGACCTGACCGTGACCGTCGGCACCAAGGTGACGTGGGTCAATGACGACCAGATCCCGCACACGGTGGCCGAAACCCACAAGGTGTTCCGCTCGGGGGCGCTGGACACCAATGACAGTTTTTCCTGGGTGTTCAATACACCGGGCGAGTTCGAGTATTTCTGCGTGCTGCATCCGCAGATGATCGGCAAGATCGTGGTGACTCAGTAA
- a CDS encoding alkaline phosphatase family protein, which produces MPSEQPRQPLLLINVVGLTPALLGDATPNINALLKTARMASLQPVFPAVTSSVQASILTGRPPSEHGIVGNGWYFRDQAEVKFWLQPNALIQGEKVWETLKREIPGFRCSQLFWWYNMYADVDAAITPRPHYPADGRKLFGLYSSPASLHETIERQIGEFPFPGFWGPAAGIASSRWIVDCAIAEFQLDRPDLQLIYLPHLDYSLQRVGPDHPSIADEVRAIDHEVGRLLAFAEAQDAAVMLLSEYGIEAVNQSVSINRVLRSEGLLEVRQSLTWELLDPGASAAFAVADHQIAHVYVKNARDIPRVKALLQRQPGIEQVLDKAEQRAFALDHPRSGELVAVAAAGVWFDYYYWFDDRKAPDFARTVDIHRKPGYDPLELFIDPAIRFPKLRVARRLLQKKLGFRYYMDLIPLDTGLVRGSHGRLPEREDTGPLLITNCDLPLPQTLAATAVKQLLLQHFLGHLYHHSANAKELPCGEPFL; this is translated from the coding sequence ATGCCCTCTGAACAACCACGCCAACCGCTGCTGCTGATCAACGTGGTCGGGCTGACGCCGGCGTTGCTGGGTGACGCGACCCCGAACATCAATGCCCTGCTCAAAACCGCCAGAATGGCCAGCCTGCAACCGGTGTTCCCGGCTGTCACCTCGTCCGTGCAGGCCTCGATTCTCACCGGACGACCGCCGTCCGAACACGGCATCGTCGGCAACGGCTGGTACTTTCGCGATCAGGCCGAAGTGAAGTTCTGGCTGCAGCCCAATGCGTTGATCCAGGGGGAAAAGGTCTGGGAAACACTCAAGCGTGAGATCCCCGGGTTTCGCTGCAGCCAGTTGTTCTGGTGGTACAACATGTACGCCGACGTGGACGCCGCCATCACCCCGCGTCCGCACTACCCCGCCGATGGCCGCAAATTGTTCGGCCTGTATTCGTCGCCCGCTTCGTTGCACGAAACCATCGAACGGCAGATCGGCGAGTTTCCCTTTCCCGGGTTCTGGGGGCCGGCGGCGGGCATTGCGTCGAGCCGCTGGATCGTCGATTGCGCCATCGCCGAATTCCAGCTCGACCGGCCCGACCTGCAATTGATCTACCTGCCGCACCTCGACTACAGCCTGCAGCGGGTGGGCCCCGATCACCCGTCGATTGCCGATGAGGTGCGGGCCATCGACCATGAGGTCGGGCGGCTGCTGGCCTTCGCCGAGGCGCAAGACGCAGCGGTGATGCTGTTGTCCGAATACGGGATCGAGGCGGTCAACCAATCGGTGTCCATCAACCGCGTGCTGCGCTCGGAAGGTTTGCTGGAAGTACGCCAGTCGCTGACCTGGGAACTGCTCGACCCCGGCGCCAGTGCAGCCTTTGCCGTGGCCGATCATCAGATCGCCCATGTCTACGTGAAAAACGCCCGGGACATACCCCGCGTCAAAGCGTTGCTGCAGCGCCAGCCCGGCATCGAGCAGGTGCTGGACAAGGCCGAGCAACGGGCCTTTGCGCTGGATCACCCGCGCAGCGGCGAGCTGGTGGCCGTGGCCGCCGCGGGGGTCTGGTTCGATTACTACTACTGGTTCGACGATCGCAAGGCCCCGGATTTTGCCCGCACCGTGGACATCCACCGCAAGCCGGGCTACGACCCGCTGGAGCTGTTCATCGACCCGGCCATTCGCTTTCCCAAATTGAGAGTCGCACGCCGCCTGCTGCAGAAAAAACTCGGTTTCCGCTACTACATGGACCTGATTCCACTGGACACCGGACTGGTCCGTGGCAGTCACGGCCGCCTACCCGAGCGCGAGGACACCGGCCCGCTGCTCATCACCAATTGCGATCTGCCGCTGCCGCAAACCCTGGCGGCCACGGCAGTGAAACAACTGCTCCTTCAGCATTTTCTGGGGCACCTCTACCACCACTCGGCCAATGCCAAGGAGCTTCCATGCGGCGAGCCATTTCTTTAA
- a CDS encoding DUF2252 family protein, protein MKTPRPSQRLETLSELRNLKMARSAHAYVRGSTVQFYEWLHSQPGRRLPRGPAVWICGDCHAGNLGPTGDSKGRIDIHIRDLDQTVIGNPAHDLVRLALSLATAARGSDLPGVTTARMLEGMMRGYESAFEGNVDEDPTRPPQVKASMRSAVQRTWKHLAYERIENTKPSIPLGKHFWSLSRAERAALKALCATDDVHTLVTSLKGRSKDDKVQLLDSAYWVKGCSSLGLKRYALLLGVGAGDDQEFCLLDLKQAVAAAAPRVPKASMPRDNGRRVVEGARHLSPGLGNRMIATRVLDEGFFLRELLPQDMKLELNQLSQSEALLAAAYLANVVGLAHARQMDLATRAAWIRDLKSCHTRTLDAPSWLWSSVVQLVGQHERGYLEHCRLYALHH, encoded by the coding sequence ATGAAGACCCCTCGACCCTCCCAGCGTCTGGAAACACTCAGCGAACTCAGAAATCTCAAGATGGCCAGGTCTGCCCATGCGTATGTCCGGGGCAGTACCGTTCAGTTCTACGAATGGCTGCACAGTCAGCCCGGCAGGCGTTTGCCACGGGGGCCGGCGGTGTGGATCTGTGGTGATTGCCATGCAGGGAATCTGGGGCCGACGGGGGATTCGAAGGGCCGGATCGATATTCACATTCGTGACCTCGATCAGACGGTCATCGGCAACCCGGCGCATGACCTCGTGCGGCTCGCGTTATCCCTGGCGACGGCTGCCAGAGGCTCGGATCTGCCAGGTGTGACCACCGCAAGAATGCTCGAAGGCATGATGCGCGGCTACGAAAGCGCTTTCGAAGGCAACGTCGATGAAGACCCGACGCGTCCGCCTCAGGTCAAGGCCAGCATGCGCAGCGCCGTGCAGCGCACCTGGAAACACCTGGCCTATGAGCGTATCGAAAACACCAAGCCATCCATTCCCCTTGGGAAGCATTTCTGGTCACTTTCGCGAGCGGAACGCGCCGCGCTGAAAGCGCTGTGCGCGACCGATGATGTCCATACGCTGGTGACCTCGCTCAAAGGCAGATCGAAGGACGACAAGGTCCAATTGCTCGACTCCGCCTACTGGGTCAAAGGTTGCAGTTCGTTGGGGTTGAAACGCTATGCGCTGTTGCTGGGTGTGGGTGCCGGAGACGATCAGGAGTTTTGCCTGCTCGATCTCAAGCAAGCCGTCGCGGCTGCGGCGCCACGTGTGCCGAAAGCCTCCATGCCGCGTGACAATGGCCGGCGGGTGGTGGAAGGGGCCCGACATCTCTCACCCGGTCTGGGCAATCGAATGATTGCAACACGCGTCCTGGACGAGGGTTTTTTCCTGCGCGAACTGCTGCCTCAAGACATGAAGCTGGAATTGAATCAGTTGAGCCAGTCTGAAGCGTTGCTCGCCGCCGCTTATCTGGCCAACGTCGTCGGCCTTGCTCATGCGCGGCAAATGGACCTTGCGACGCGAGCGGCCTGGATCCGCGACCTGAAAAGTTGCCACACCAGGACGCTGGATGCACCGTCGTGGCTTTGGTCCAGTGTCGTGCAATTGGTGGGGCAGCATGAACGCGGTTATCTGGAACATTGTCGTCTGTACGCGCTGCACCATTGA
- a CDS encoding anti-sigma factor family protein: MNELDCTACQTQLHGYLDQELDPAMAANVTAHLALCTACKHLYAEAKVLKISVKRHAPYYSAPESLVASVLAAVAPASPSPLERWRKWFAPAFSATALALALVLYVATPGSEQPLMDEAVSSHVRSLMGAHLNDVVSSDRHTVKPWFTGKLDFSPPVVDYSAQGFPLLGGRLDYLQHQTTAALSYGRAKHIINVFILPTPDADKPSQSQTIRGFNVVSWQAGHMRFVLVSDVEKGELETFGKLLRDGV, translated from the coding sequence ATGAATGAACTCGACTGTACGGCTTGCCAGACGCAACTGCATGGCTATCTGGATCAGGAACTTGATCCGGCGATGGCTGCAAACGTGACTGCGCATCTGGCCCTGTGCACCGCGTGCAAGCATCTGTATGCGGAGGCGAAGGTGCTGAAGATCAGCGTAAAACGCCATGCGCCGTATTACTCGGCACCGGAATCACTGGTCGCCAGCGTGTTGGCCGCTGTCGCTCCCGCATCGCCGAGCCCGTTGGAACGCTGGCGAAAATGGTTCGCCCCGGCGTTTTCCGCAACGGCACTGGCGCTGGCTCTGGTGCTCTACGTGGCAACGCCCGGCAGCGAACAACCGTTGATGGACGAAGCCGTCTCCAGCCATGTGCGCTCGTTGATGGGCGCTCACCTGAACGATGTGGTGTCGTCCGACCGCCACACCGTAAAACCCTGGTTCACCGGCAAACTCGACTTCTCGCCACCGGTGGTTGATTACTCGGCACAGGGCTTTCCGTTGCTCGGCGGCCGGCTGGATTACCTGCAACACCAGACCACCGCCGCCCTGAGTTACGGCCGGGCCAAACACATCATCAATGTGTTTATCCTGCCGACACCGGACGCCGACAAGCCTTCGCAAAGCCAGACGATTCGCGGTTTCAACGTGGTTTCATGGCAGGCTGGCCATATGCGTTTCGTACTGGTTTCCGACGTTGAAAAAGGCGAGCTGGAAACGTTCGGCAAGTTGCTCAGGGATGGTGTTTGA
- a CDS encoding sigma-70 family RNA polymerase sigma factor: protein MNRFEELIAPHLDAAYNLARWITGNDAAARDVVQESALRAFRFLQRFADGNAKAWFLTIVRNESYTWLKASAGRHWVTIDDETGDIDGALSHGQSPELLTIHTENAALLQQALSALPPAFREVIVLKDLEDLPYKDIALVVDIPIGTVMSRLARARAMLKLELLKWHDNE, encoded by the coding sequence ATGAATCGATTCGAGGAACTGATTGCGCCGCACCTGGACGCGGCTTACAACCTCGCGCGCTGGATCACGGGCAACGACGCCGCTGCACGGGATGTCGTGCAGGAAAGCGCCTTGCGCGCCTTCCGGTTTTTGCAGCGATTCGCCGACGGCAACGCCAAGGCCTGGTTCCTGACCATCGTGCGCAACGAAAGCTACACCTGGCTCAAAGCCTCGGCCGGGCGCCACTGGGTCACCATCGATGACGAAACCGGTGATATCGACGGCGCACTGAGTCACGGCCAGAGTCCGGAACTGTTGACCATTCACACGGAAAACGCAGCATTGCTCCAGCAAGCCCTGAGCGCCTTGCCGCCGGCGTTTCGCGAGGTCATTGTGCTCAAGGACCTCGAAGACTTGCCCTACAAGGACATCGCCCTGGTGGTCGATATTCCTATCGGCACCGTCATGTCGAGGCTGGCCCGGGCCCGTGCGATGCTCAAGCTCGAATTACTGAAGTGGCACGACAATGAATGA
- a CDS encoding helix-turn-helix domain-containing protein, translated as MTTCNPLQVQAFNTADVAEQIRATPGWVQHYQQMSPGHFAGRIRYLDLEGVEVYEEQMNTRVEQNFSAPSGSLAFCFDRSDNALYLLNEESRNIWITPENYQEIAVVFGPEFVRRNGLDVARLEGLFMAPLNGAQNALFSRWLSSTLTKLSQTLDQPSKEALTQQLLEDCLFILDNARVCLDSGGLQRRAEERQTMKRVGEWAADSPEETLNLLELAQVAGVSLRQLQQTFKAYTGMSPTQWLRLRRLNSARRELLKGAASGTTVAEVAMNWSFWHLGRFSNSYRALFNELPSETLKRTSR; from the coding sequence ATGACAACGTGTAATCCGCTACAGGTTCAAGCTTTCAACACCGCCGATGTCGCCGAGCAGATCCGTGCGACACCGGGCTGGGTCCAGCATTACCAGCAGATGTCGCCGGGGCATTTCGCCGGGCGAATCCGTTATCTGGACCTGGAAGGTGTGGAGGTCTACGAAGAACAGATGAACACCCGGGTGGAGCAGAATTTCAGTGCACCCTCGGGGTCTCTGGCGTTCTGTTTCGATCGCAGTGACAACGCGCTCTATCTGTTGAACGAAGAGAGCCGGAACATCTGGATCACCCCGGAGAACTATCAGGAAATCGCCGTGGTGTTCGGTCCGGAATTCGTCCGCCGCAACGGTCTGGACGTGGCCCGGCTGGAAGGCCTGTTCATGGCGCCGCTCAACGGCGCGCAGAATGCGCTGTTCAGCCGCTGGTTAAGCTCGACGCTCACAAAGTTGTCGCAAACCCTTGATCAGCCAAGCAAAGAGGCGCTGACTCAGCAGTTACTGGAGGACTGTCTGTTCATCCTCGATAACGCCCGGGTGTGTCTGGACAGTGGTGGTTTGCAGCGTCGCGCCGAAGAACGGCAAACCATGAAGCGCGTGGGTGAATGGGCGGCGGATTCGCCGGAAGAAACCCTCAATCTGCTGGAGCTGGCCCAAGTGGCCGGGGTGTCGTTGCGACAATTGCAGCAGACGTTCAAGGCTTACACGGGGATGTCACCGACTCAGTGGCTGCGTTTGCGTCGGCTCAACAGTGCCCGCCGGGAACTGCTCAAGGGGGCCGCCTCGGGCACTACGGTGGCCGAAGTGGCGATGAACTGGTCGTTCTGGCATCTGGGGCGGTTTTCCAATAGCTATCGGGCGCTGTTCAATGAGTTACCGAGTGAAACCTTGAAGCGAACAAGTCGCTGA